The DNA window tctTGGTgatcaaacgccttgctctcttcACCATGTCGGGATTGTTCAGCATTctggaagtagaagtagtagtagtagtagtagtagtagtagtagtagtagtagtagtagtagtagtagtagtagttaggttaggttaaatatttcaattaataactctctctctttcacacacacacaaaaaaactgcctttctctctctctctatctcaaaactctctctctctctctctctctctctctctcaaacacactctctctctcacacaaaaaactgcctctctctctctctctatctcaaaaacctgtctctctctctctctctctctctctctctctctctctctctcactctcactctctctcactctccctcaaccaccaccaccaccaccaccaattaaaaacctctcaacaccacaacaatctCTCACAAaaatccctttctctctgtctttctctctcacaactaactctctcaatcaatcctcctcctcctcctcctcctcctcctcctcctcctcctcctcctcctcctcctcctcctccttacctgttGATAGTCTTCTTGTCAATGTTAAAATGGCCAGCTGTCTTCTTCTTAAGCCCAAAATGGTCATCCCCTCCATGTTTGAAGTAATAATCGAGGACTTTCAACTTAAAATCACTTGTGTAGGTGATCTTCTTGGACGAGGAGGCCATTCTGCGCCCCTGCCTGTCCACGGGGAGTTATAggtgtagtagcagtggtggtagtagtggtggttttgtgtgtttgtgtgtttgtgtgttttttttgttgttttaagagggttttgtggtggtggtggtcagtgtggtggtggtggtggtgtagtggtagtggtggtggtagtagtagtagtagtagtagtagtagtagtagtagtagtagtagtagtagtaataataataataataataataataataataataataataataataataataataataataagaagaagaagaagaagaagaagaaaattgtagtagtagtagtagtagtagtagtagtagtagtagtagtagtagtagtagtagtagtagtagtagtagttcaaatTTAACCAAACCTTCCTAATTTCTTCAAATATCactaaaaaatcaaacaaacaaacaaaacatgcaTTTTTCTCAACaccaggcaacacacacaccgttcctaacaccaccacaacaccacagcattcctaacaccaccacaacaccacaacacgtAACACACACCgttcctaacaccaccacaacaccacagcctTCCTAACACCACAACACGTAACACACACCgttcctaacaccaccacaacaccacacagttCCTAACACCAGcacaacacttaaaaaaaaaaaatctacacaaaTTTTTCTAAGCCATTTTCAAAACATTGACAAAAATTTGATGTTTGAAATCCTGAATATTTTAGGAAGCCATGCCAAGCCACCTCAAGGCACCTCAAGCCACCCCAAGCGACCTCAAACCCCCTCAAgccacaccaaacaccccaagCCACGCCAAACCACCTCAAGCCATCTCCAGCCACCTCAAAGCAAGCCAGGCCAAATTAAGCCACTTTCTATATAAACCCAATTTCTGGACATTAAATTTAATTAAAATATCATCAAAACacatagtaacaataatatttaAGCCAGTAAGCTGTCAGTAACCCAGGTAAGCTTAAAAAGTCATATTTAAGCTGATGATGGTATAAAATAATCGCCACCTTGCCTATTTCCCTATTTAGACATTATTTCCGTCTATTTCCAGCTAATTTGAACTAAAACAAGCTTAAAAacacttaataataataatatttaagcCACTAAGCTGTTGATAGGCCAGATAAGCTTTAAAAACGCATATTTCACCTCAAGAGAACAATAGAATGGCCCCAGTACAGCTTGGTAGGCTCCACAAAGCTTATCTCTCATTCCACAGCTTTTAGTACGTCACACGCACTCCAGGAAGCAATGCACGCACCCACACGcaacgcacgcactcacacacgcaaccagcacacacacaaggcagtggaggagcaggaaaaggcgGGAACTGGGAGGATAAACGATGGAGAGGCATTCAACACAGGGCCCTCACATTAGGCATTCCAAAAACGTCCTTATTTTAGCAAATTCCCGTGTTTTTTGAGGGGTTTTGAGGTTCTGAGATGTTTATTTTCGTGTTTCCCAGCTTGTTTAACCTCAGATGGTCAAGCTGTAGGCCGAGGGAAGCGTGGAAAAGCTTAAAATTGAAGAAATGTGACAATAACTCGGCCCTCTAAACCAGTGACCACAGCGCCGCTCTCTCTCCGTTCCCAAGCCTGCTGCCGACACTTCTCTCCTTATTTGACCTGATTCCCCACCATTTCCTGGTGTTGCTGGGGTCACACGTGCATTGAATGACCTGCAACACCCGGAAAGGCAGGTCAGCAGGCCGGGAGACTCGAGGGAAGgcgtgaaatgaagaaaaacgtcATGTCAAAACTCGTCCCTCTCTCCAGCTAGGGGGCCGCGGCGGATGCATTTCAaccttatttttcctatttccccCTCATTTAAAGGTACTTAGCCACGTTTCCAGGCCTTTCCTTGCTCCTACGGCCTACTGCTAACCTGCACGGCCTATGCACCCCCCTCTGGTAGGCTGTGTAGGCCGGGCATCGTGGCATCCAGCACGAAAAATTAAGCCAGGCCAAGAGAGAAGTCGGCCCTCTTGTTCTGGCGGCCTGACCCTCTACACAGTTTTGGGCCGACATTCTCCTTATTTCTAGGCCTATCTCCTGTATTTCTGCGGCCACGTGTACTTGTCAACATGCCTCACCTTGTGGAAATATCGCCGACCTCCTGGCTCTTGTAATAATGGCGGAAATAGTGAAGTTATAGTGGGAGACGGAGCTGTGACGTTCCTCCGCCTCTATCTAGGGTTTGTGCTGCTGCATGAATGGCCGCACGTTTTTACTATTTCCCTCATTTCTACTAATCCCGGGAAATTTAtggcaataaaaataaataaaataattgttAACTCTATTATCCTTCATCCTAGGCCGGTGAGAGTGGCTGAGAGagctggggagagggagaaaatgagggtTATCAATATTCATCAAGCGGTGTCTAGCAGATGTCCCCATTCGCGCGCCATGTTCAAATGTCCTTCCTGCTTATCTTTCTCACCCCAGTCCGCCATTTTAGGGGTGactcatgaagaaaaaggacaTTTATACCACCCAAAAATGTCACGCTTTTACCTGGAACCATTTAATTAGCATGCCATTAACGTAGAGCCTTTCAAAATGGCTAAGGTCTATATGCCATTATATtacgttactattattattatttaaagttTTTTTGAGTAATTTAATGgctaataaatacacaaacgGACATTTAAAAGGCTAAATAAACTCCTTAAATGTATCAAGGGGCATTTAATTAGCATGTTAACCTCCCAAGGGACTTTTAAATGGCATATATGTTTATTTAAAGGGTAGACTcaagaatttatttttttcatatatttatttcatttatttatttttatttcacttttaaattatttttttttacttatttatttatttatttatcaatttatttatttagtacaTTAACCACAGCTCTTTTACAATGAGACCGTTCCCCTGCCACCACAGCAaggcaccacagcacaccacaccccTTCAAACAGTCCCACAGCCCTGTACATCAACCCTGGCACCACAGCAAGGCCACCACACCCCTTCAAACAGTCCCACAGCCCTGTACATCACCCCTGCCACCACAGCAAGGCCATCACACCCCCTTCAAACAGTCCCACAGCCCTGTACATCACCCCTGGCACCACAGCAAGGCCACCACACCCCTTCAAACAGTCCCACAGCCCTGTACATCACCCCTGGCACCACAGCAAGGCCATCACACCCCTTCAAACAGTCCCACAGCCCTGTAcatcacccctaccaccacagCAAGGCCACCACACCCCTTCAAACAGTCCCACAGCCCTGTACATCACCCCTGGCACCACAGCAAGGCCACCACACCACTTCAAACAGTCCCACAGCCCTGTAcatcacccctaccaccacagCAAGACCACCACACCCCCTTCAAACAGTCCACAGCCCTGTACATCACCCCTGGCACCACAGCAAGGCCACCACACCCCTTCAAACAGTCCCACAGCCCTGTACATCACCCCTGGCACCACAGCAAGGCCACCACACCACTTCAAACAGTCCCACAGCCCTGTAcatcacccctaccaccacagCAAGACCACCACACCCCTTCAAACAGTCCCACAGCCCTGTAcatcacccctaccaccacagCAAGGCCACCACACCCCTTCAAACAGTCCCACAGCCCTGTACATTACCCCTGGCACCACAGCAAGACCACCACACCCCTTCAAACAGTCCCACAGCCCTGTACATCACCCCTGGCACCACAGCAAGACCACCACACCCCTTCAAACAGTCCCACAGCTCTGTACATCACCCCTGGCACCACAGCAAGACCACCACACCCCTTCAAACAGTCCCACAGCCCTGTACATCACCCCTGGCACCACAGCAAGGCCACCACACCCCATCAAACAGTCCCACAGCCCTGTACATCACCCCTGCCACCACAGCAAGACCCTGCCACAGCAAAAATCATAATATATCTTTTTGCGTGTTTTTAAAAAGGAGaatttaaataaaagaaataatttaaTGTTGAAATATATATTGTAAATTTATATTAGCAAAAAATTCAAGGTCTTTTTTATCACAATATTGTAAACTTAAGCTAATATTGGCACAGAATATTGCATTGTGGGtaatctattatttatttatattttatttagtgtgtgtgtgtgtgtgtgtgtgtgtgttcgtttaaATGCATTTTGTACgggatgcctctctctctctctctcaaaaaaaaaaaaaaaaaaaaacccaaatttTTATACAGAAATGCAGAAAACTTTACcaaatcacctctctctctctctctcactctctctctctctctctcacacacacacacacacacacacacacacacacacaaaacaccaaaaacccacaaaaacacaaacactcaaccccacacacacacacacctctccctctccctctccctctctctctctctccctcacagcaAGGCAGGATCAAAGTTCTTAACCACATAGTCATGATAGTATACCATTATTCCAAGAGGCTGTCCTAGTATGAGTGAGGCCCAGACCATCAAGTTACCAATGCGGGGACCGAACCTCTTGTTGGCGAAGGTGCTCATGTAGACTAAAGGGacctggtgagggagagaaagggtgtCAGAGGCCTGTGTGTGGGTCGGTGATAGGGTTGTGTCACTGTGAGAGAAGACAGTCCGAGGGCTATGTGTGTCGGTGAGAGggttgtgtgagggagagaaggctgtcagagggctgtgtgtgtgtcggtgagaGGGTTGTGTCAGTGTGAGGGAAGGCTGTCAGAGGGCTATGTGTGTCGGTGAGAGGGTTGTGTTAGTGTGAGGGAAGGCTGTCAGAGGCCTGTGTGTGGGTCGGTGATAGGGTTGTGTCAGTGTGAGAGAAGGCTGTCAGAGGGctatgtgtgtgtcagtgagagggttgtgtgagggagagaaggctgTCAGAGGGCTGTGTGTGTCGGTGAGAGGGTTGTGTCAGTGTGAGGGAAGGCTGTCAGAGGGCTATGTGTGTGTCGGTGATAGGGTTGTGTCACTGTGAGGGAAGGCTGTCAGAGGGctatgtgtgtgtcagtgagagggttgtgtgagggagagaaggctgTCAGAGGGCTATGTGTGTCGGTGAGAGGGTTGTGTCAGTGTGAGGGAAGGCTGTCAGAGGGCTGTGTGTGTCGGTGAGAGggttgtgtgagggagagaaagggtgtcagagggctgtgtgtgtgtcggtgatagggttgtgtgagggagagagaaggctgTCAGAGGGctatgtgtgtgtcagtgagagggttgtgtgagggagagaaggctgtcagaggcctgtgtgtgtgtcggtgagaGGGTTGTGTCAGTGTGAGAGAAGGCTGCCAGAggggtgtgtgtgaggtgtgtgtgtgtgtgtgtgtgtgtgtgtgtggtggtgtgtgtgtgtgtgggaagagagagagagagagagagagagagagagagagagagagagagagagagagagagagagagagagagagagagagagagagagaaattaatggtacatctttttcattactaccaccaccactaccacaaccaccaccaccaccgctaccaccacaaccaccacgaccaccaccaccaccactactctcttcctcatcctcttctctagaccctaaacatttttttatccaattcaccaccaccaccaccaccaccaccaccaccaccaccaccaccctcaccaccacttaccTGGGTCATCATGCCAAGAAACACCCCCACTTTGTACATATGCAGTGGGATGGACACCAGGTACTCGTGCAGCGCTGCGGAGATCAGGAacacagccacagcagcagTGCTTTTGCTGTAACGGGCGTGCATCATCGGGACGAACACGTGTCTGGAatggtgttgaagtggtgttgatagtgatgTTGATGGTTAGGTGTTGAGGTATTGGGTGGTGTTGAGAGTGTTGagagtgttgaagtggtgttgatgtggtgtTGAAGTGGTATTGAGTGTATTGGGTGGTGTTGAGAGTGTTGAAatggtgttgaggtggtgttgaagtggtgttgtggtggtgttgaattgGTGTTGAAGGTGGttttgatggtggtgagtggtgttggtggtgttgaggtggtgtttaagtggtgaggtggtgttgatggtggtgttgaagtggtgttgaggtgatctaggttaggttgggttggggtgatggtgaagtggtgttgttggaggtgttgaggtggtgttgaagtggtgttgaagtggtgttgaAGTAGTGTTGAAATGGTGTTGAGGTGTCTAGGAATAGTTGAAATGGTGTTGATAATGGTGTTGAAATGATGTCGATGCACTGAAAACAGTTAAACAACCACCACCCACGTAACCACAACGTAACCCTTACGCACTACCTAACACATACCTAACCACCACTTAAGCACAAACAAATTCCAGAAACGCATTGAAATCGTATAAACAAACCCCAACCACGTATTCACCACGTACCCACCACGTACCCACCACGCACTACGTAGCACTTACCTGACCGCCCACTTATGCACAGGTAGGTTCCAGAGACGCCAGAATGTGCCTACGTCCTTAGCATTCCACCAGTCTTGATAGAAGTCACGGTCAGCGAAGTACAGAATCTCCGCCATTGTGTTTAGGAAGGagtgaaatattaaataaaaccaGCTTAACCACACTATATGGTTGGGGatctgtggggagagagagagagagagaggggtgagagagagtgagagagagagagagagaggtgagagagagagagagggtgtgtgtggaggaaggtaTGAgattgtgggtgtgtgtgtgtgtgtgtgtgtgagagagagagagagagagagagagagagagagagagagagagagagagagagagagagagggtgtgtgaggagaaggtatgagagagagagagagagagagagagagagagagagagagagagagagaggtgttaataTAAGcttaaaatcacgaaatatttCAATAAAAACTGTATTTAAAATTTATATTccacattaaaagagagagagagagagagagagagagagagagagagagagagagagagagagagagagtgtttagaAAGACAatttatattagaaaaaaaacaggaaaaaacaagaataaatagtGTTTTAAAAATATAAccgtgttttttgtggtgttttattaaagaaatgtttaaaaattcGTGTTTTTTCTGGTGTTTGGATTTTAAAGCAATTTttgtaaaggaaataagaaaataatgtttttttgtgttttcaatTAATGTTTGGCAAGAAaaatgtttggtgtgtgtttgggtgtgttttggagtgtttcagtctgtttgagtgtgttttgacgtattttgggtgtgttttgggtgtgttttgacgtgtttgtgtgtgttttggtgtgtttgtgtgtgttttgaagtgtatgagtgtgttttgacgtgttggagtgtgttttgagtgtgttttgacgtgtttgagtgtgtttgattgtgttttgagtgtgttttgacgtgtttgtgtgtctgggcgtgtttggatgtgtttgagtgtgttttggtgtcttttgagtgtgtttgagtgtgttttgagtgtgttctggatgtgttttgacgtgtttgtgtgtgcctgggtgtgtttggatgtgtttgagtgtgtttgagtgtgttttggttgtgttttgagtgtgttttgtgtaaaAAACCGCCAAATTTACTTACCGCTAATTTAAGAAGCCTTTCCGCACATCTCAGGTAATTTaggtcctgagagagagagagagagagagagagagagattagttgaCAAGTATATTGAAGTTTTAAGCTggcgcgcgcatacacacacacacacacacacacacacacacactctctctctcacacacacacgcaattgctctctctctctctctctctctctcacacacacacacacacacacacacacacacagaaacacacattctctctctctctctctctctctctctctctctctctctctcacacacacacacacacacaccacactctctctctctctctctctctctctctcacacacacacacacacacacacacacacacacacacgcaattgctctctctctctctctctctctcacacacgcacacagaaacacacacattctctctctctctctctctctctctctctctctctttacgaagAATTTAAGAAGTTTTAGGGTTAGTACGGGGCCTGATCGAACCCTCcccccacctacacacacacacacacacacacacacacacactcacacgtacacacaacccctagcacacacacgcacacgcacgcacactcacacgcactcaCCGAGAAGGCTTGGAATGAGTTTTTAATGCTTGGCACCATCCACTGCTGGAACATCGCTAAGATTATGTTCGTGATGACAACCACCTCTACCATCCGCCTCAGCAGGAacctgatagtagtagtagtagtagtagtagtagtagtagtagtagtagtgtgtgtgtgtgtgtgtgttttcttgtgtatACGTTTAAATTAAAGTAATGAATAAGAATGTTGTTTTAAATGAAAGAGTTaatttgtgtgtctatctatctgtctgtctgtctgtctgtcttttaacTAACATAGTATagaggtctgtctgtctgtctgtctgtctgtctgcctttacaccactccacaaatggcacagcttcaaggcggcacgtggtgggattcaaacctacacgtggacgtctgttagtagtggtggtggtggtggtggtggtggtggtgggtagtggtggtggtggagggagatgttgttagtgtttttgtgtggtgtttggtgtgtggtggtggtggtggtggtggtggtggtagtagtagtagtagtagaattattattattattattattatttgtagtagtagtagtagtagtagtagtagtagtagtagtagtagtagtagtagtagtagtagtagtagtagtagtagtagtagtagtagtagtagtagtagtagtagtagtaatagcaataatagtgtTAGTaagagaagcagtagtagtaataatagtagtagtagcagtaatagtaatagtagcagcagtaaccaccaccaccaccaccaccaccttgacctgacctgacctgacctttccTGATCCTCTGTGACCTTAGGAAGTTGAATtacagaagtagtagcagtaatagtagtagtagtagcagtaatagtaatagtagcagtaaccaccaccaccaccaccttgacctGACCTTTTTCTGATCCCCTGTGACCTTGGAAAGTTGAattatagaagtagtagcagtaatagtaatagtaatagtaatagtagcagtaacaaccaccaccaccaccacctgaccttGACCTGACCTTTTCCTGATCCTCTGTGACCTTAGGAAGTTGAattatagaagtagtagcagtaatagtagtagcagtaatagtaatagtagcagtaaccaccaccaccaccaccaccttgacctGACCTTGACCTGACCTTTTCCTGATCCTCTGTGACCTTAGGAAGTTGAattatagaagtagtagcagtaatagtagtagtagcagtaatagtaatagtagcagtaacaaccaccaccaccaccaccttgacctGACCTTGACCTGACCTTTTCCTGATCCTCTGTGACCTTAGGAAAGTTGAATtacagaagtagtagcagtaatagtaatagtagtagcagtaatggtaatagtagcagtaacaaccaccaccaccaccttgacctGACCTTGACCTGACCTTTTTCTGATCCTCTGTGACCTTAGGAAGTTGAATTAcagaaatagtagcagtaatagtaatagtaatagtaatagtagcagtaacaaccaccaccaccaccacctgaccttGACCTGACCTTTTTCTGATCCTCTGTGACCTTGGGAAGTTGAGTTCATAGCAGAGCGTGGGGGCGGCCAGGAAGTAGTAAAGGTCAGGCAGGGTCAAGTTATTTGGGTACTGGGTCACGCTCACACCAGGCCGCGGGGCATCACCTCATCCTGGCTCACCTCGCTGGCTGGGGGGCGGGAGGGTGGGGGTCagaggaggttaggttagagagagagagagagagagagagagagagagagagagagagagagagagagagagagagagtgagtgagagtcttagatacatccaaacacacctaaaaacactcaaaaacaccacaaaacaccacaaaacataccaaaaacacatcaaaacacacaaaaacacacaaaaacaccacaaaacaccacaaaacacaccaaaacacatcaaaaaacacacacaaaacacacaaaacacaaacacaaaacacaccaaacacaccaaaacacaaaacaccaaaacacaaaacacaaaacaccacaaaacacccaaaatcacaccaaaaacactcaaacacacaaaacacccaaacacatataacacatcaaaacacacaaaaaactaaacacaccaaacacatcaaaacactccaaacacatcaaaacacccaaaacacacaaaacaccccaaaacacaaaacacaccaaaacacacaaaacacaaaaacaccaaaacacaaaaccaccacaaaacacaccaaaacaaaacacacaaaacaccccaaaacacccaaaacactccaaaacaccccaaaacacaccaaaacacaccaaaacaccaaaacactccaaaacacaccaaaacacactaaaacaccacaaaac is part of the Portunus trituberculatus isolate SZX2019 chromosome 2, ASM1759143v1, whole genome shotgun sequence genome and encodes:
- the LOC123504582 gene encoding LOW QUALITY PROTEIN: diacylglycerol O-acyltransferase 1-like (The sequence of the model RefSeq protein was modified relative to this genomic sequence to represent the inferred CDS: inserted 1 base in 1 codon) — its product is MSLSGSDSDEGKLSKNGPRIRKRPGNSSQEEEVKTSRYLRRTKSVTLAEHITQAEKRARSLQPDRPIHKPRDSLFSWSSGFNRFEGFVNWGFLILLLGGLRLFLENVLKYGVKINPVSWILWLKNQQEHDFFHTPLFLAVANVHVFVSYYIERQIAKDKISARVKYGVLVAHLSIILLIPVFVLGIWPHHFSLLGRTVVCVVYTVLFLKLWSYAHVNHWCRQENTNTLARRRSFTFRKVQGSASEVSQDXGDAPRPGVSVTQYPNNLTLPDLYYFLAAPTLCYELNFPRSQRIRKRFLLRRMVEVVVITNIILAMFQQWMVPSIKNSFQAFSDLNYLRCAERLLKLAIPNHIVWLSWFYLIFHSFLNTMAEILYFADRDFYQDWWNAKDVGTFWRLWNLPVHKWAVRHVFVPMMHARYSKSTAAVAVFLISAALHEYLVSIPLHMYKVGVFLGMMTQVPLVYMSTFANKRFGPRIGNLMVWASLILGQPLGIMVYYHDYVVKNFDPALL
- the LOC123506676 gene encoding extensin-like, which gives rise to MPSHLKAPQATPSDLKPPQATPNTPSHAKPPQAISSHLKQGTTAHHTPSNSPTALYINPGTTARPPHPFKQSHSPVHHPCHHSKAITPPSNSPTALYITPGTTARPPHPFKQSHSPVHHPWHHSKAITPLQTVPQPCTSPLPPQQGHHTPSNSPTALYITPGTTARPPHHFKQSHSPVHHPYHHSKTTTPPSNSPQPCTSPLAPQQGHHTPSNSPTALYITPGTTARPPHHFKQSHSPVHHPYHHSKTTTPLQTVPQPCTSPLPPQQGHHTPSNSPTALYITPGTTARPPHPFKQSHSPVHHPWHHSKTTTPLQTVPQLCTSPLAPQQDHHTPSNSPTALYITPGTTARPPHPIKQSHSPVHHPCHHSKTLPQQKS